The Neorhodopirellula lusitana genome contains a region encoding:
- a CDS encoding histidine phosphatase family protein, whose translation MITLRSAAKSTVVLIRPGATTFDEQGRMKGSLDMPMCERGREQAENLSKELAGIRLDAVYHAPCESAVETAACLVEGRSIRSKVIEGFRNIDHGLWHGKLIDEIRRNQPRLYRSGAEHPENVCPPGGESVHAAAMRVMKATQRVLKKSRNQVIALVIPDPLASLVAAQLNQEAMPDIWKVETDAGNWQLIEANC comes from the coding sequence GTGATTACATTGCGTTCAGCAGCCAAATCGACCGTCGTATTGATCCGTCCAGGAGCAACGACATTTGACGAGCAGGGCCGAATGAAGGGCTCGCTCGACATGCCTATGTGCGAGCGTGGGCGTGAACAGGCCGAAAATCTATCGAAGGAATTGGCCGGGATCCGGTTGGATGCGGTCTATCACGCGCCTTGTGAATCGGCTGTTGAAACGGCTGCCTGTTTGGTCGAAGGCCGATCAATTCGCTCAAAAGTGATCGAGGGATTCCGCAACATTGACCATGGTTTGTGGCATGGCAAGTTGATCGATGAGATTCGCCGTAATCAGCCCAGGTTGTATCGCAGTGGAGCGGAGCATCCTGAAAACGTTTGCCCACCGGGTGGTGAGTCCGTTCATGCCGCTGCGATGCGGGTGATGAAGGCGACGCAGCGTGTGCTGAAGAAAAGCCGCAATCAGGTGATTGCCCTGGTGATTCCGGATCCGCTGGCAAGCTTGGTGGCCGCACAGCTCAACCAAGAAGCCATGCCAGATATCTGGAAAGTGGAAACGGACGCTGGCAACTGGCAGTTGATCGAGGCGAACTGCTAA
- a CDS encoding tetratricopeptide repeat protein, translating to MAELWWRGRLSALPAAIAFAAVVNALLIAKFIFTDWLSGGLVMLACWVVVAAWIVLAIRSAKELPLLLSPRTASEEPDRFSDAQIAYLKGDYAAAEDYLTACLSVEPRDPPALLMLSAVYRQTGRLSASQVLLSEIRKLEVAEKWDLEFTAEEARLERDIEAVESDQESEEDPETETTQGGGENEGDSPENASQDSLPDADSPETADNNVQDDTNDEETENLEHATPDSHTGNSDVFAQDSPAHDTAIEDMLDEFPEPRRRDDGFEAAA from the coding sequence ATGGCTGAATTATGGTGGCGCGGTCGACTCTCGGCATTGCCAGCCGCGATCGCCTTCGCAGCGGTCGTCAATGCCTTGCTAATCGCCAAGTTCATCTTCACGGACTGGCTTTCCGGTGGCCTCGTCATGCTCGCTTGCTGGGTTGTCGTAGCCGCCTGGATCGTGCTCGCGATTCGCTCGGCCAAAGAACTTCCGCTGCTGCTGAGCCCTCGGACGGCCAGCGAAGAGCCCGATCGGTTCAGCGACGCCCAAATTGCTTACCTGAAAGGCGATTACGCTGCCGCCGAAGACTACCTGACGGCATGCCTGTCCGTCGAACCTCGCGATCCGCCCGCACTGCTGATGCTGTCAGCGGTCTATCGCCAAACTGGACGCCTCAGCGCGTCTCAGGTACTGCTATCGGAAATCCGCAAGCTGGAAGTCGCCGAGAAGTGGGACCTCGAGTTCACCGCCGAAGAAGCTCGACTGGAACGAGACATCGAAGCGGTGGAATCGGACCAAGAATCCGAGGAGGATCCTGAAACTGAAACGACACAAGGCGGCGGCGAAAACGAAGGTGATTCGCCCGAAAACGCGAGCCAAGACTCCCTTCCGGACGCGGACTCTCCAGAAACAGCTGACAACAACGTCCAAGACGACACAAATGACGAAGAGACCGAGAATCTCGAGCACGCCACGCCAGATTCACACACCGGAAATTCAGACGTATTTGCTCAGGACTCACCGGCTCACGACACAGCGATTGAAGACATGCTCGACGAATTCCCCGAGCCTCGCCGACGCGACGACGGCTTCGAAGCCGCCGCCTAA